One window of Stenotrophomonas indicatrix genomic DNA carries:
- a CDS encoding GNAT family N-acetyltransferase: MNLAIRPESIDDHVAIHKLTEMAFRDAVHSSHTEHHIVDALRERGELSISLVAEDTGLLVGHVALSPVSVQDGSQDWFGLGPISVLPEQQGRGVGTALMQAAIEALRTQGARGCVLLGEPGYYGRFGFRAVPDLVLPGVPAAYFQALCLRPPMAQGEVRYSPAFDVVG, encoded by the coding sequence ATGAACCTTGCAATCCGCCCAGAATCCATCGACGACCATGTCGCCATTCACAAGCTCACCGAAATGGCGTTCCGTGATGCTGTCCACAGCAGCCACACCGAACACCACATCGTCGACGCATTGCGTGAGCGCGGCGAGCTGAGCATCTCGCTGGTGGCCGAAGACACTGGCCTACTGGTCGGTCATGTTGCGCTGTCCCCGGTCAGCGTGCAGGACGGCAGCCAGGACTGGTTCGGGCTCGGGCCGATTTCCGTGCTTCCAGAACAGCAGGGAAGGGGTGTAGGCACGGCGCTGATGCAGGCCGCGATCGAGGCATTGCGTACTCAGGGCGCGCGGGGCTGCGTGCTGTTGGGCGAGCCAGGTTACTACGGGCGCTTCGGCTTCCGTGCTGTGCCGGATCTGGTACTACCAGGCGTGCCGGCGGCGTACTTCCAGGCCCTGTGCTTGCGGCCACCGATGGCACAGGGGGAGGTGCGCTACTCGCCAGCGTTCGACGTGGTCGGTTGA
- a CDS encoding acetyltransferase produces MTTLRPSRTTDSDALVDLWRRAVDATHDFLSAEDRQAIDTEVAGFLPQAPLIVAVDDQDRPQGFMLIDGSHMEALFIDPDVRGTGIGRQLLQHALAVHPQLTTDVNAQNAQAVGFYQRMGFTETGRSPVDSQGRPYPLIHLRHRG; encoded by the coding sequence ATGACCACCCTGCGCCCTTCCCGCACCACCGATAGCGACGCTCTCGTCGACCTCTGGCGTCGCGCCGTCGACGCCACCCATGACTTCCTCAGTGCCGAAGACCGCCAAGCGATCGATACCGAAGTTGCCGGTTTCCTGCCACAGGCCCCGCTGATCGTGGCAGTCGACGACCAGGACCGGCCGCAGGGTTTCATGCTGATCGACGGCTCGCACATGGAAGCGTTGTTCATCGATCCCGACGTGCGCGGAACCGGTATCGGCCGCCAGCTGCTGCAGCATGCGCTGGCAGTGCACCCGCAACTGACCACCGACGTCAACGCGCAGAATGCGCAGGCCGTGGGCTTCTATCAGCGCATGGGTTTCACTGAAACCGGCCGCTCGCCGGTGGATTCGCAGGGTCGCCCATATCCCCTCATCCACCTGCGCCATCGAGGCTGA